Part of the Leifsonia soli genome is shown below.
CGGATCAAGGCCGACCGGGATTGCGCCTCCGTCGCCGCCGCCTCGGTTATCGCCAAAGTGCACCGCGACCGGATGATGATCGTGCACGACTCGGAGTATCCGGGCTACGGCTGGGCCAGCAACAAGGGGTACTCGACCCCGGAGCACTTCGCCGCCATCGCGGAGCTCGGTCCGAGCGCACTGCACCGGATGACGTGGCTCAAACAGCCGGCTCTGATCGACATCCCGGAGTGACCTGGTCCGTCGGTTCGTCCACAGCGTGACCGCGACCGACGCGCGAGTCGCCTCAGCGGCATAGACTTGACGGACGATGGATGATGACGAGTTCGACGACTACGACCGCGAGGTCGAGTTGGCTTTGTATCGCGAGTACCGGGACGTCGTCTCGCAGTTCAAGTATGTGATCGAGACGGAACGCCGTTTCTATCTGGCGAACGAGGTGGAGTTCGTGCGCCGCGATACGGAGCACGACTTCTACTTCGAGCTGACCATGAACGACGTCTGGGTGTGGGACGTGTACCGGGCCGACCGCTTCGTGAAGTCGGTGCGGGTCCTGACCTTCAAGGACGTCAACATCGAGGAGCTGTCCTCGAAG
Proteins encoded:
- a CDS encoding DUF2469 family protein → MDDDEFDDYDREVELALYREYRDVVSQFKYVIETERRFYLANEVEFVRRDTEHDFYFELTMNDVWVWDVYRADRFVKSVRVLTFKDVNIEELSSKEFELPKELALDE